From one Cytobacillus sp. IB215665 genomic stretch:
- a CDS encoding TetR/AcrR family transcriptional regulator — MKTTTNILKSARYLFRDKGYEKTSIEDITEMSDIAKSTFFKHFPNKESLLIGIAEEEVADLLDLMDDPLYKSSQTIEKIRTIMLRLLEDSLPYLQLTGRVVFSSIINKSDKETPYLQIRRILENLIRESQEKGEIKATFSQSEIVTLIMGSYYGLLFRWLEEDSKVGATSELDHILDMIFKGITEE; from the coding sequence ATGAAAACCACAACAAATATTCTCAAGTCAGCACGTTATTTATTCCGAGATAAAGGCTATGAGAAAACATCAATAGAAGACATTACAGAAATGTCAGATATCGCAAAGAGTACTTTTTTTAAGCATTTTCCGAATAAAGAAAGTTTGTTGATTGGAATTGCAGAAGAAGAAGTAGCTGATCTATTAGATTTAATGGACGACCCACTTTATAAATCCTCGCAAACAATTGAAAAGATTAGAACCATTATGCTTAGACTTCTAGAAGATTCTTTACCCTATTTACAGCTTACAGGGCGTGTAGTTTTCTCATCAATTATTAATAAAAGTGATAAAGAAACTCCTTACTTGCAAATTAGAAGAATATTAGAAAACTTAATTAGAGAAAGTCAGGAAAAAGGTGAGATCAAAGCAACTTTTTCACAAAGTGAGATCGTTACGTTAATTATGGGTAGTTATTATGGGCTCTTATTCAGGTGGCTTGAAGAAGATTCTAAAGTAGGTGCAACTTCGGAATTAGATCACATTTTAGATATGATTTTTAAAGGAATTACCGAAGAATAA
- a CDS encoding FGGY-family carbohydrate kinase: MGGKYLISHDVGTSSNKTVLVNTNGKIIASATASYPLLTPHPNWVEQQPEDYWNAIIKTTKQVLELASVSPQEVLGIIFTTQAMGIIPINSDGQVLRPNISWVDGRAELQAKRIMRKLLGEQLFKAVVGVKLMGKDVIPKLLWIKEKEPTVYHETKYFLDVNGFLKFKSTGNPVIEWSGASSYGFDLKKKDWLKFFFQLCGIDTNKLPPLVRSIDNVGGLTKEAADAMGLLQGTPVFGGCDDVQSAAVGANAVGEGEAHIYLGTSAWVCVSTSKNLKHKNGAAVIQSADPNMAHVVGITEAAGSCIQWIADQFYSHEQQDPNVDNIFDLMDEDVKKIPPGSDYLVCTPWMLGERCPVSTTTTRATLFNISLEHTREHMMRAVYEGVSYNLSWILENFKRDYGFDVSTLKLIGGGSLDSQWMQILSDVTQKPVTTVLQPQMAGAVGGAICAAIGLGIYDDFNCVNNLIKTDKHYEPNVQNAQIYSQLLSSYKSIYYSLKQSYADLNSARF; the protein is encoded by the coding sequence ATGGGGGGGAAATACTTAATTTCTCATGATGTAGGTACGAGTTCCAATAAAACAGTTCTTGTAAATACAAACGGAAAAATCATTGCTAGTGCTACTGCTTCCTATCCTTTACTCACACCACACCCAAATTGGGTAGAGCAACAACCTGAAGACTATTGGAACGCAATCATTAAAACGACAAAACAAGTGTTAGAATTAGCAAGCGTATCACCACAAGAAGTATTAGGAATCATTTTCACGACTCAAGCAATGGGTATAATACCAATTAATAGCGATGGTCAAGTATTACGACCTAATATATCGTGGGTAGATGGTCGAGCTGAACTGCAAGCAAAAAGAATTATGAGGAAACTTCTAGGGGAACAGCTTTTTAAAGCGGTTGTTGGCGTAAAATTAATGGGCAAAGATGTGATCCCAAAACTTCTATGGATCAAAGAAAAGGAACCTACGGTATATCATGAAACGAAGTATTTTTTAGACGTAAATGGCTTTCTTAAATTTAAATCAACCGGCAATCCAGTCATTGAATGGTCTGGTGCATCATCCTATGGGTTTGACTTAAAGAAAAAAGATTGGTTAAAGTTCTTCTTTCAACTTTGCGGTATTGATACGAATAAACTTCCACCTCTTGTGCGCTCAATAGATAATGTTGGTGGCCTTACTAAAGAGGCTGCTGATGCAATGGGATTGCTTCAAGGGACCCCTGTCTTCGGTGGTTGTGATGACGTGCAAAGTGCTGCAGTTGGTGCCAATGCAGTTGGTGAAGGGGAAGCCCATATTTACCTCGGGACTTCTGCATGGGTATGTGTTTCAACTTCAAAAAACTTAAAGCATAAAAATGGTGCTGCTGTTATTCAAAGTGCTGATCCCAACATGGCTCATGTTGTGGGTATTACTGAAGCTGCTGGATCTTGTATCCAATGGATTGCTGATCAATTCTACTCTCACGAACAGCAAGATCCGAATGTTGATAATATATTTGATCTTATGGATGAAGATGTTAAGAAAATCCCTCCTGGTTCTGACTATCTAGTTTGTACACCTTGGATGCTAGGAGAAAGATGTCCAGTGAGTACTACTACTACTAGGGCCACATTATTTAATATAAGCCTAGAACATACAAGGGAACATATGATGAGAGCTGTCTATGAAGGTGTCTCTTACAACTTAAGTTGGATTTTAGAAAACTTCAAACGTGATTACGGGTTTGATGTTTCAACATTAAAGTTAATTGGAGGAGGCTCTCTTGACAGCCAATGGATGCAAATATTATCAGATGTAACACAAAAGCCTGTCACTACAGTGTTACAACCACAAATGGCCGGTGCCGTTGGTGGAGCAATTTGTGCAGCGATTGGACTTGGTATCTATGATGATTTTAACTGTGTTAATAATTTAATAAAAACGGATAAACATTATGAACCCAATGTACAAAATGCTCAAATTTATAGTCAGTTATTATCCTCCTATAAATCAATCTACTACTCTTTGAAACAATCTTATGCCGATTTAAATTCGGCTCGATTCTAA
- a CDS encoding acyltransferase family protein has product MMGCFAISKDITQKKSRDPFFDNAKFFLVLLVVFGHLSSMFRTQNEFLNVMLNFLAAFRMPALILIAGYFSKSFYKKGFINKVIKKTLFPYVLFEIIYSYYNYVLYDYDTFQLSLFMPTMGMWFLLSMFCWNLMLFIFTKIPYSLVCAFLFGIGIGYVDSAEAYFSISRTFVFFPFFLIGYYMKPAYFHWVKQSYGKIISITLFIFCLAIFIVLDPSTMRMYLLGKYSFDTIGHSALYGSFFRMMVYVVMLCGIISFLPWVPKKQMFFTPLGLRTSYVFILHFFFIKFIKTLDWYAAGSVWNIIVIPLLTIIITFGLSSRPVMFLTRSAIECKFVTKNVKKPYGSVNKAA; this is encoded by the coding sequence ATGATGGGGTGTTTTGCTATCAGCAAAGATATTACACAAAAGAAGAGTAGAGACCCTTTTTTTGATAATGCAAAATTTTTTCTAGTTTTGTTGGTTGTATTTGGGCATTTAAGCAGTATGTTTAGGACGCAGAATGAATTTCTAAATGTAATGCTCAATTTCTTGGCTGCTTTTAGAATGCCTGCTCTAATATTGATTGCAGGATATTTTTCTAAAAGCTTTTATAAAAAGGGATTCATAAATAAGGTTATTAAAAAGACGCTATTTCCATATGTTTTATTCGAAATCATATATTCTTATTACAATTATGTATTATACGATTACGATACATTTCAACTGTCATTATTTATGCCAACGATGGGTATGTGGTTTTTGTTAAGTATGTTTTGTTGGAATTTAATGTTGTTTATATTTACGAAAATTCCATATTCACTCGTATGTGCTTTTCTATTTGGAATTGGAATTGGCTATGTAGATAGTGCAGAAGCATACTTTAGTATTTCAAGAACTTTTGTGTTCTTTCCGTTTTTCCTTATTGGCTATTATATGAAACCAGCATATTTCCATTGGGTAAAACAAAGTTATGGAAAGATCATATCTATTACATTATTTATTTTTTGTTTGGCTATATTTATAGTTTTGGATCCATCTACAATGAGAATGTACCTATTAGGTAAATATTCTTTTGATACTATTGGACATTCTGCTTTGTATGGGTCATTCTTTCGCATGATGGTTTATGTAGTTATGCTTTGTGGTATTATTTCTTTTTTACCTTGGGTTCCAAAAAAACAGATGTTTTTTACACCTTTAGGCCTTAGAACTTCGTACGTATTTATTTTGCATTTCTTTTTTATTAAATTTATTAAAACACTAGATTGGTACGCTGCTGGAAGTGTATGGAATATCATTGTTATTCCGTTATTAACGATAATCATCACATTTGGATTGAGTTCTAGGCCAGTCATGTTCTTGACAAGATCGGCTATTGAATGCAAATTTGTAACAAAGAATGTTAAGAAGCCATATGGTTCCGTTAACAAAGCGGCTTAG
- a CDS encoding GNAT family N-acetyltransferase — protein MIAVKQINPEDTYEIRNEVLRPHQTIEACKYEHDHHHQTFHLGAFVNNSIVSVASFYNECHPLIDGHVQYRLRGMATLKKYRNNNAGSSLINYAEALMNEKNVDSWWCNARVSVCDYYGKLGLLPQGDIFEIYPIGPHKLMYKVF, from the coding sequence ATGATAGCTGTAAAACAGATAAACCCTGAAGACACTTATGAAATACGTAATGAAGTATTGCGCCCTCATCAAACAATAGAGGCATGTAAGTACGAGCATGATCATCATCATCAAACATTTCATTTAGGAGCTTTTGTAAATAACAGCATAGTAAGTGTAGCCTCGTTCTATAACGAGTGTCACCCGTTGATTGACGGTCATGTACAATATAGGCTAAGAGGGATGGCGACTTTGAAGAAATATAGAAATAATAATGCAGGTAGTAGTTTGATTAATTATGCAGAAGCATTGATGAATGAAAAAAATGTGGACTCTTGGTGGTGCAATGCACGTGTATCTGTATGTGATTACTACGGGAAATTAGGCCTTTTACCACAAGGTGATATATTTGAAATTTATCCAATTGGCCCTCATAAGTTGATGTATAAGGTTTTTTAA
- a CDS encoding class II aldolase/adducin family protein gives MEVTEVKKMVCDAGKRLLSSGLVEGTWGNISARVDENTMVITPSGKNYADQTPDDMVVVNLADLTYEGELKPSTERGLHAEIYKERKNVNSVIHTHSLHGCTVAAARKEIPPILDDMVQIVGPSIRVADYAISGTKKLTKNVIKALKGRNGALLANHGTICVGRSIDEAFVTCQVLEKACRIFIDVQNIGGAAQINKVEAIAMHQYYLKKYSKRQSI, from the coding sequence ATGGAAGTTACTGAAGTGAAGAAGATGGTTTGTGACGCAGGAAAGAGACTACTTTCCAGCGGACTTGTAGAAGGAACTTGGGGAAATATTAGTGCAAGAGTTGATGAGAATACAATGGTTATCACACCAAGTGGTAAAAATTATGCAGATCAAACACCTGATGATATGGTCGTTGTCAATTTGGCGGATTTAACATATGAAGGTGAGCTAAAACCTTCCACAGAACGTGGATTACATGCGGAAATATATAAGGAAAGAAAAAATGTAAATTCCGTAATTCATACTCATTCCCTTCACGGTTGTACAGTTGCCGCTGCTCGTAAAGAAATCCCTCCAATATTAGATGATATGGTACAAATTGTAGGGCCGAGTATTAGAGTGGCTGACTACGCTATATCAGGCACAAAAAAACTCACAAAAAACGTTATTAAAGCACTTAAAGGCAGAAATGGTGCTCTATTAGCTAATCACGGTACAATTTGTGTAGGCAGATCGATTGACGAAGCATTCGTTACGTGTCAAGTACTCGAAAAAGCATGTCGGATATTTATTGATGTACAAAATATCGGTGGTGCGGCTCAAATAAATAAAGTAGAAGCCATTGCGATGCACCAATATTATTTAAAAAAATATTCTAAAAGGCAGTCAATATAA
- a CDS encoding MFS transporter: protein MEKPKVYRYRWVILVSMIPILATTNLFWLTFAPITRIAEDYYNVSSLSIAFLSICFMVVYIIMTLPASWLVDTYGFRIAVAVGAIITAVFGLSRGYMSSSFTIVVISQIGVATGQPFLTNSITKAAARWFPVDERATATGIASMATYIGMIIALVLTPILTDQYGLESMLSIYGIVALISACIFLILSKEHPPTSPSIVEETEQTFSFKGLQQMLHKRDFIVLMACVFIVMGVFNAVMTWIENILSPRGITPSQAGIAGGVLVILGLVGAVILPIISDRIHQRRLLLIIPLIASIPGFIGLTFFHQYSLILLSCAFLGFFMMGVGPIAFQYGAEIANPIPEGTSYGMLMLMGQISGVIFTYSMDAFRVSSTDSLTPAMIILIGLMLIGLFLTSKLNESTMILSSEHKEEM from the coding sequence ATGGAAAAACCTAAAGTCTACCGTTACAGATGGGTTATTCTTGTTTCAATGATTCCAATTCTTGCTACAACCAATTTATTTTGGTTAACTTTCGCTCCAATTACTCGTATCGCAGAAGATTATTACAACGTTTCTAGCCTTAGCATTGCATTTTTATCAATTTGTTTCATGGTTGTGTATATCATAATGACCTTACCAGCTTCTTGGCTTGTTGATACGTATGGTTTTCGCATCGCTGTTGCAGTTGGTGCTATTATTACTGCTGTATTTGGCCTATCAAGAGGGTATATGTCGTCAAGCTTTACGATAGTAGTTATTTCACAAATCGGTGTTGCTACCGGTCAGCCATTTCTAACAAATTCCATAACAAAGGCAGCTGCACGTTGGTTTCCTGTTGATGAAAGGGCTACCGCTACAGGAATTGCATCTATGGCTACTTATATCGGGATGATTATTGCCTTAGTGTTAACCCCAATTCTTACTGACCAGTACGGCTTAGAAAGCATGTTGAGCATATATGGTATTGTAGCGCTCATCTCTGCCTGCATATTTTTAATCTTATCCAAAGAGCATCCACCGACATCTCCAAGTATCGTTGAAGAGACCGAACAAACCTTTTCATTTAAAGGGTTACAGCAAATGTTACACAAAAGAGATTTTATCGTGTTAATGGCGTGTGTTTTTATCGTAATGGGCGTATTCAATGCAGTGATGACATGGATTGAAAATATCCTTAGTCCTAGAGGAATCACCCCTTCACAAGCAGGTATCGCTGGCGGTGTATTAGTTATATTAGGCCTCGTTGGAGCTGTTATCCTCCCAATTATTTCAGATCGTATTCATCAACGTCGTTTACTATTAATCATTCCATTAATTGCATCTATACCTGGTTTTATTGGGCTTACTTTTTTTCACCAATATAGCTTAATCCTTCTGTCTTGTGCATTTCTAGGATTTTTCATGATGGGGGTCGGACCGATCGCTTTTCAATATGGCGCAGAGATCGCTAATCCAATCCCAGAAGGTACATCCTATGGCATGCTTATGCTAATGGGGCAAATTTCAGGTGTAATATTCACTTATAGCATGGATGCATTTAGAGTTAGCTCAACTGACTCACTAACACCTGCCATGATCATACTTATAGGTTTAATGTTAATTGGATTATTTCTGACGTCTAAATTAAATGAATCAACGATGATTTTATCAAGTGAACATAAGGAGGAAATGTAA
- a CDS encoding DJ-1/PfpI family protein, translating into MVIQIILFNGFDELDAIAPYEVLKRSNEIKDYFQVSLVTLDGQKEVKGFYGLKVNVDATISIEKRPDMLIVPGGGWNHKGEHGARKEAELGVLPEIIKQFYEQGTIIGGVCTGGMLMAVCGITKGRTTTMHHLASKEMAALGCEVIGARIVDDNKLLTARGVTSGVDLALWLIERFVGSDVACAVEKRLEYERRGTVWKTSANDSN; encoded by the coding sequence ATGGTTATACAAATTATACTATTTAACGGTTTTGATGAATTAGATGCAATTGCTCCTTATGAAGTTTTAAAGCGTTCAAATGAAATAAAAGACTATTTTCAAGTAAGTCTTGTCACGTTAGATGGGCAAAAGGAAGTAAAAGGCTTTTATGGTTTGAAGGTAAATGTAGATGCTACAATCTCCATTGAAAAACGTCCAGATATGTTAATAGTTCCGGGGGGTGGATGGAATCATAAAGGGGAGCATGGTGCTCGAAAAGAAGCAGAGCTGGGTGTTTTACCTGAAATAATCAAACAATTTTATGAACAAGGTACGATTATTGGTGGTGTATGTACAGGTGGAATGTTAATGGCGGTTTGTGGGATAACAAAAGGTCGTACAACTACAATGCATCACCTAGCATCAAAAGAAATGGCCGCCCTAGGTTGTGAAGTGATCGGTGCAAGAATAGTAGATGATAATAAGTTACTTACTGCAAGAGGAGTCACGTCAGGTGTTGATTTGGCTTTATGGTTAATAGAACGGTTTGTTGGATCGGATGTAGCCTGTGCAGTGGAAAAGAGATTAGAGTATGAGAGAAGGGGAACGGTGTGGAAGACGAGTGCGAATGATAGCAATTAG
- a CDS encoding aspartate aminotransferase family protein: protein MEKKGYAISTWHDTAEIYNKLDHLMQQPMRPIKREAMKEYLDYYETKCSKSKEMITEAKKYIPGGVQHNLAFNYPYPIVVNKAEGAYLWDIDGNKYIDFLQSGGPIILGSNYKPVREKVIELLNDCGPVTGLFHEYEFKLAKLINKHMPAVEMFRMLGSGTEAVMASIRIARLATGKKKVVKIGGAYHGWSDQMVYGLKIPGTGRFEAHGIPRASTRHTQEVKPNNLGALRRQLQLNKLKGGTACVIVEPVGPESGTRPIYKDYNHEVRKLCDEFGALLIFDEVVTGFRIGLGGAQGYFDVKPDLTVFGKVIAGGYPAAGGVGGRKDLIERLAAGLESGKKRAYVGGTLAANPLSALAGYYTILEIEKTNACEVAGRAGDRLTKGLNELINKYNLPFVAFNQGSICHLETAAAMFVKLGINILSALGEIKKRKHMMEEMGAAYMAEGIVSLAGSRLYTSLADTDEVIDDALNRFERVFQKIEGAHV from the coding sequence ATGGAAAAGAAAGGATACGCAATCTCAACATGGCACGATACAGCGGAAATTTACAACAAACTTGATCATTTAATGCAACAGCCGATGAGGCCGATTAAACGTGAAGCGATGAAAGAATATCTAGATTACTATGAAACTAAATGTAGTAAATCTAAAGAAATGATTACAGAGGCAAAAAAATATATTCCTGGTGGTGTACAGCATAATTTAGCGTTTAATTATCCATACCCTATTGTCGTAAACAAAGCAGAAGGAGCTTATTTGTGGGATATTGATGGAAATAAATATATTGATTTTCTACAATCAGGTGGGCCCATTATTTTGGGGAGTAATTATAAACCAGTTAGAGAAAAAGTAATTGAATTATTAAATGATTGTGGACCTGTTACTGGACTATTCCACGAATATGAATTTAAGCTTGCAAAGTTAATTAATAAACACATGCCTGCAGTAGAAATGTTTCGTATGCTAGGAAGTGGTACAGAAGCCGTTATGGCTTCAATCAGAATTGCTAGACTTGCAACAGGGAAGAAAAAGGTTGTCAAAATTGGCGGTGCGTATCATGGCTGGAGTGACCAAATGGTTTATGGATTAAAGATCCCAGGTACAGGGAGATTTGAAGCACACGGTATACCTCGAGCAAGTACTAGGCATACGCAAGAAGTAAAACCAAATAACTTAGGTGCATTAAGAAGGCAGCTACAGCTTAATAAGCTAAAGGGCGGTACAGCTTGTGTAATAGTTGAACCAGTTGGTCCAGAGAGCGGTACGAGACCGATATACAAAGATTATAATCATGAAGTTCGCAAACTTTGTGATGAGTTTGGTGCTCTGCTCATATTCGATGAGGTTGTAACGGGTTTTCGCATAGGATTAGGAGGAGCTCAAGGCTATTTTGATGTAAAACCAGATTTGACGGTATTTGGAAAAGTAATTGCTGGTGGTTATCCAGCTGCGGGCGGTGTTGGAGGTCGCAAGGATTTAATTGAACGACTTGCTGCAGGTTTGGAGAGTGGTAAAAAAAGAGCATATGTTGGCGGAACATTAGCTGCAAATCCGTTAAGTGCGCTTGCTGGCTACTATACAATACTAGAAATTGAAAAAACAAACGCATGTGAAGTTGCAGGGAGGGCAGGGGATCGTTTAACGAAGGGGCTTAATGAACTTATTAATAAGTATAATCTACCTTTTGTCGCCTTTAACCAAGGATCTATATGCCATCTAGAAACTGCGGCAGCGATGTTTGTCAAATTAGGAATCAATATTTTAAGTGCACTCGGTGAAATTAAAAAACGGAAGCACATGATGGAGGAGATGGGTGCTGCTTATATGGCGGAAGGAATCGTTTCGCTGGCAGGTAGCAGACTATATACTAGCTTGGCAGATACTGATGAAGTGATTGATGATGCACTTAATCGTTTTGAGCGAGTTTTTCAAAAAATTGAAGGTGCGCATGTTTAA
- a CDS encoding aspartate/glutamate racemase family protein, whose translation MKTIGLLGGMSWESSSIYYKLINERVKEKLGKHHSAKSLMYSVDFQHIKDLQFAGKWDEATDELINAAKCIEKGGADFLLICTNTMHKMAEDIQTAITMPVLHIADMTGEAIKQCGITKIGLLATKFTMEQEFYKGRLQSNDNIEVIVPNERERNIIHDVIYNELCLGKVRDESKRQYVEIIDKLIEQGAEGIILGCTEITMLIKEQDISVPVFDTTKIHAIKAADHAMNEE comes from the coding sequence ATGAAAACAATCGGGCTGCTTGGTGGCATGAGCTGGGAATCATCCTCTATATATTACAAATTAATTAATGAAAGAGTAAAAGAAAAACTAGGAAAACATCATTCAGCAAAAAGTTTAATGTACTCTGTAGATTTTCAACATATCAAAGATCTTCAATTTGCTGGGAAATGGGATGAAGCGACTGACGAACTTATCAATGCGGCAAAGTGTATAGAAAAAGGTGGGGCAGATTTTTTACTTATTTGTACAAATACGATGCATAAAATGGCTGAGGATATCCAAACAGCAATTACAATGCCAGTGCTTCATATTGCAGATATGACGGGAGAAGCAATAAAGCAATGTGGGATAACAAAAATTGGACTATTAGCAACGAAGTTTACGATGGAGCAGGAATTTTATAAAGGGCGATTACAATCGAATGATAATATAGAAGTGATTGTACCTAATGAACGAGAGCGCAACATTATTCATGATGTTATCTATAATGAGCTTTGTTTAGGCAAAGTAAGGGATGAATCCAAGCGTCAATATGTAGAGATCATCGATAAGTTAATTGAGCAAGGAGCTGAAGGTATTATACTCGGTTGTACAGAAATAACGATGCTTATAAAGGAGCAAGACATATCAGTTCCTGTCTTTGATACGACGAAAATTCATGCTATTAAAGCAGCTGATCATGCTATGAATGAGGAATAA
- a CDS encoding cytochrome D1 domain-containing protein, producing the protein MTIAVIDVKTHSLITTIPVGTGLFDTYGMAITPDGKLVYVTTLPDSISVIDVKTHSIIATVPVDDNPIDVAFTPNGKLAYVTNPFSKKIFVIDVNTHSLISSIQVSRNPFIVDISPNGKLAYVTNKDFQGIEPNTISVIDVKTHLLIDTIEFAVTDNLLDISFSPDGNIVYAVGNSPTSNVFAIDTDTHSVIATIVAGDSPFRVKFTPDGKLAYVINRGDVSVSVIDVKTHSVVANIPVEILTGTIDFSPDGKLAYVTNETTGNSLTVIDVKTHSVIANISIPFGQSDVIFTPDGKLAYVTNSININEGFVSVVDVKTHTVIATVQINFQPNTILFTPDGKLAYVSQLPIG; encoded by the coding sequence TTGACCATTGCTGTCATTGATGTGAAAACACATAGCTTGATAACCACAATCCCTGTAGGTACTGGTCTTTTTGATACTTATGGGATGGCTATTACTCCCGATGGAAAACTAGTTTATGTAACAACTTTACCTGACTCAATATCTGTTATTGATGTGAAAACTCATTCAATCATCGCTACGGTTCCAGTTGATGATAATCCGATTGATGTTGCATTTACACCTAACGGCAAATTAGCTTACGTGACTAACCCTTTCAGTAAGAAAATTTTCGTAATCGATGTAAATACTCATTCACTTATTTCTTCAATTCAAGTAAGTAGAAACCCTTTTATCGTAGATATTTCTCCAAACGGCAAACTTGCTTATGTAACCAATAAAGATTTTCAAGGAATAGAGCCAAACACAATATCTGTTATTGACGTAAAAACTCATTTACTTATTGACACAATAGAATTTGCAGTTACTGATAACTTATTAGATATTTCATTCAGTCCTGATGGTAACATCGTTTATGCTGTAGGAAATTCTCCTACCTCAAATGTTTTTGCCATTGATACAGATACACACTCAGTCATTGCAACGATTGTAGCTGGTGATTCTCCATTTAGAGTTAAATTTACCCCTGATGGCAAGCTTGCTTATGTCATTAACAGAGGAGATGTATCAGTATCAGTTATCGATGTGAAAACTCATTCAGTCGTAGCAAATATACCTGTAGAAATCTTAACAGGTACTATTGATTTTAGCCCTGACGGTAAACTAGCCTATGTAACAAATGAAACTACGGGTAACTCTTTGACAGTTATTGATGTAAAAACCCATTCAGTTATTGCTAATATTTCGATTCCATTCGGACAATCCGATGTTATATTCACACCAGATGGAAAATTGGCTTATGTGACTAATAGTATTAATATAAATGAGGGATTTGTCTCTGTCGTTGATGTTAAGACCCATACAGTGATTGCTACCGTTCAAATTAATTTTCAGCCTAATACTATTTTATTCACACCAGATGGTAAGCTAGCTTATGTGTCTCAACTGCCAATCGGATAG
- the yidC gene encoding membrane protein insertase YidC encodes MVRQSVFTILKKKSSLLVIIGLVLLSGCQATAEPIDANTSGWFNHYFVYTFSYLIQYIAALFKDSYGLSIIVITIIIRLILMPMMIKQYRNQLNMKEKMNMIQPQMKELQQKLKDKAKKPDEQRKLQQEMLELYQQHGINPLSIGCLPMIIQFPILIGFYYAIQRTPEIATDSFLWFNLGQPDIIMALIAAFVYLIQYKVSQMGMNSQQQQQFAFIGYVSPILIGLFSLTAPAVLPLYWAVSGVFMIFQTVIANVLFNKRLMPNGNVVE; translated from the coding sequence GTGGTACGTCAGTCTGTATTCACAATTCTTAAGAAAAAGAGTAGTTTATTAGTTATCATTGGGTTGGTCTTGTTAAGTGGCTGCCAAGCAACGGCTGAGCCAATAGATGCCAATACATCTGGATGGTTTAATCATTATTTTGTGTATACATTTTCTTATTTAATTCAATATATTGCAGCCTTGTTTAAAGATAGCTATGGATTATCTATCATTGTGATAACAATCATTATTAGGCTAATTTTAATGCCTATGATGATTAAACAATACCGTAACCAATTGAACATGAAAGAAAAGATGAACATGATCCAGCCGCAAATGAAGGAATTACAACAAAAGCTTAAAGACAAAGCTAAGAAGCCTGATGAACAAAGAAAGCTGCAACAAGAGATGTTAGAACTTTATCAACAGCATGGGATTAATCCTTTATCCATTGGCTGTCTACCAATGATCATACAATTCCCAATTTTAATTGGCTTCTACTATGCGATTCAGCGCACACCTGAAATCGCTACCGATTCATTTCTATGGTTTAACCTCGGGCAACCGGATATAATTATGGCGCTCATAGCGGCATTCGTTTATTTAATTCAGTATAAAGTATCGCAAATGGGCATGAATTCACAACAGCAACAACAATTTGCGTTTATAGGTTATGTGTCACCAATTTTAATTGGCTTATTTTCGTTAACTGCTCCAGCAGTTTTACCTCTGTACTGGGCAGTCAGTGGAGTATTTATGATTTTTCAAACTGTCATTGCGAACGTTCTTTTTAACAAGAGGCTAATGCCAAATGGCAATGTTGTAGAATAA